Proteins encoded together in one Telopea speciosissima isolate NSW1024214 ecotype Mountain lineage chromosome 6, Tspe_v1, whole genome shotgun sequence window:
- the LOC122664838 gene encoding uncharacterized protein LOC122664838 isoform X1, with the protein MGDHGGWAQPSGLLSNETASMTRLLDPERWSKAEERTAELIDCIQPNPPSEERRNAVADYVQRLIKKCFSCQVFTFGSVPLKTYLPDGDIDLTAFSKNQNLKDTWANEVRDMLESEEKSENAEFRVKEVQYIQAEVKLIKCLVENIVVDISFNQLGGLCTLCFLDEVDHLINENHLFKRSVILIKAWCYYESRILGAHHGLISTYALETLVLYIFNVFNNNFTGPLEVLYRFLEFFSNFDWDNFCVSLWGPVPVSSLPDTAAELPRKDGGELLLNKRFLDACSSVYAVFPNGQESQGQPFVSKHFNVIDPLRTNNNLGRSVSKGNFFRIRSAFAFGAKRLARLLDCPKENLIAEVNQFFLNTWDRQGSGNRPDAPSSDLWRLRPSNPDRMDGSENQGNYSNSKKKSENLTGHESEAEAINTFDGISSQQSARPTEGMSRTSNVSAVSHTQSQKSYGNLNSSRISDHIARNITGSESVHNEKSQRSSRADYLVNEVQGRYQFARTHSSPELTDASIEISTRGRRNRVPETVKNLISSVRQDNSSRRKNFDDEGSGSHSARSSSEDPSLLPHSSSHQSLDAAADSNSVSNSYHDEAGLGTMGEELSSVAETMEMHQEEQDLVNMMASSRVHSFNAQVQMPMNLSSAHLPLPISPSVLASMGYAQRNLAGMVPTNIPLIEPPWGPNMQFAHGLVSSQLSHYFPNVGFTFNPEETVETGNENSGLAEMSQEDGDHGFWNEQDASSTRGFDADSASFQMLPSDEKQESTSVGFDFIPSSWVSSSGSAVRPQQKFLKENRGLIKEDHVDSFQYKQNRGSEMYSTDRNASLRFLPSPQDSSSRSRQASESSWDASSVKASKSTREKRGRKPVPSAVPATGYGKGKIGWQNEGSSVDHVSGHLNDDNREWIPLSTMNSDTAERSTGSTSVTSPHVRNHQPGYESAQISKSDSVMPIAPMLVGSGSRQRAIDNSGMVPFAFYPTGPPVPFLTMLPVYNFPTETGNSDASTSHFDREDSLDSSRTNQSDQNFDSAESLDHSEIFSSSNSMKGADFGGPTEEHKPDILNSDFASHWQNLQYGRFCQNPRYHGPLIYPSPVMVPPLYLQGHFPWDGPGRPLSANVNLVSQLMNYGPRLVPVAPLQPGSIRPAGVYQRYGDEVPRYRGGTGTYLPNPKGSFRDRQTSTTRNHRGNYNYDRNDYHGDREGNWNINSKSRATGRSHGRSQTEKPASKPDRLGASDSRADRTWDSYRHDSFPTYQSQNGPFNSSSSLHGGPNNVVYGMYPFPAVNSNGVTPTGPAVPSVVMLYSYDHNVGYGSPAEQLEFGSLGPVHFSGVNDVPQLGEGGPARNVYEQQRFQGGSPARSSPDQPSSPQLQRSATQRNYQLKDEDFPPLSFPNQEDNGGNNYNGKPSHYQAFLFSPPHP; encoded by the exons GTGTTCACCTTTGGGTCTGTACCTCTCAAGACCTATTTACCAGATGGAGACATTGACTTGACTGCCTTTAGTAAGAATCAAAATTTGAAGGATACCTGGGCTAATGAGGTTCGTGATATGCTTGAGAGTGAAGAGAAGAGTGAGAATGCTGAATTCCGTGTAAAAGAAGTTCAGTACATTCAGGCAGAA GTGAAGTTAATAAAATGCCTTGTAGAAAATATTGTTGTAGACATATCTTTTAACCAGCTTGGTGGATTATGTACCCTTTGCTTCCTTGACGAG GTTGACCATTTGATAAATGAAAATCATCTATTCAAACGCAGCGTTATATTGATTAAAGCTTGGTGTTACTATGAGAGCCGCATATTGGGTGCTCATCATGGACTTATTTCCACATATGCCCTTGAAACATTGGTTCTATACATATTTAATGTCTTCAACAATAACTTTACTGGGCCTCTTGAG GTGCTCTATCGTTTTCTGGAGTTTTTCAGTAATTTTGATTGGGATAACTTTTGTGTGAGCCTCTGGGGTCCAGTGCCTGTTAGTTCACTTCCAGATACCGCAG CGGAACTTCCACGAAAGGATGGTGGAGAGCTGTTGCTCAATAAGCGTTTTCTTGATGCTTGTAGCTCAGTGTATGCTGTTTTCCCTAACGGCCAAGAAAGCCAGGGCCAACCCTTTGTTTCCAAACATTTCAATGTTATTGATCCTTTACGTACAAACAACAATCTTGGACGTAGTGTCAGCAAAG GTAATTTCTTTAGGATTCGTAGTGCCTTTGCATTTGGAGCTAAAAGGCTAGCCAGATTACTTGATTGTCCAAAAGAAAACCTGATTGCTGAAGTCAATCAGTTCTTTTTGAACACATGGGACAGACAGGGAAGTGGTAACCGCCCTGACGCACCAAGTTCTGATTTATGGCGCTTGCGACCATCAAACCCAGATCGCATGGATGGGTCTGAGAATCAAGGGAACTATTCaaacagcaagaagaagagtgAGAATCTGACAGGTCACGAATCTGAGGCTGAGGCCATTAACACGTTTGATGGAATCTCCTCTCAACAAAGTGCCCGCCCCACGGAAGGCATGTCTAGGACCAGTAATGTGTCTGCAGTTTCTCATACTCAAAGCCAAAAGAGTTATGGTAACCTAAACAGCTCAAGAATCTCCGATCACATTGCACGGAATATTACTGGGAGTGAGAGTGTTCATAATGAGAAGAGTCAGAGAAGTTCTAGAGCAGATTATTTGGTGAATGAAGTGCAGGGAAGGTATCAGTTTGCGAGGACACATTCTAGTCCTGAGCTTACAGATGCATCTATCGAAATTTCAACACGAGGAAGGCGTAACAGGGTGCCAGAAACTGTGAAAAACCTAATCAGTTCTGTGAGGCAGGATAACAGTAGTAGGAGGAAGAACTTTGATGATGAAGGTTCAGGAAGTCATAGTGCAAGATCTTCAAGTGAGGATCCATCATTGTTGCCGCACAGCTCATCCCATCAAAGCCTTGATGCTGCTGCGGATTCGAACAGTGTTTCAAATAGTTACCATGATGAAGCTGGGTTGGGTACCATGGGTGAGGAGCTTTCATCTGTTGCTGAGACAATGGAGATGCATCAGGAAGAGCAAGACCTTGTGAACATGATGGCGTCTTCCAGGGTTCATAGTTTTAATGCACAAGTACAGATGCCAATGAATCTTTCTTCTGCTCACCTACCTCTTCCTATTTCACCTTCTGTTCTTGCTTCAATGGGTTATGCTCAAAGAAATTTGGCTGGAATGGTTCCAACTAATATCCCCTTGATTGAGCCTCCCTGGGGCCCAAATATGCAATTTGCTCATGGTCTGGTTTCTTCACAATTATCCCATTATTTCCCTAATGTCGGCTTCACTTTTAATCCAGAGGAGACAGTTGAAACTGGTAATGAGAACTCAGGTTTGGCAGAAATGAGCCAGGAGGATGGTGATCATGGTTTCTGGAATGAGCAGGATGCAAGTTCAACCAGAGGGTTTGATGCTGATAGTGCAAGTTTCCAGATGCTTCCATCAGATGAAAAGCAAGAGTCAACATCTGTAGGGTTTGACTTCATTCCTTCTTCTTGGGTTAGTAGCTCTGGCAGTGCTGTGAGACCTCAACAGAAGTTTCTCAAAGAAAACAGAGGGTTGATAAAGGAAGATCATGTTGATAGTTTCCAGTACAAACAAAACAGAGGCAGTGAGATGTACTCCACCGACAGAAATGCAAGTTTGAGGTTCTTACCTTCTCCACAGGATAGTTCTTCAAGAAGTAGACAGGCTTCTGAAAGCTCTTGGGATGCATCATCTGTGAAGGCCTCAAAGTCAACAAGAGAGAAGCGTGGAAGGAAACCAGTTCCCTCTGCAGTTCCAGCTACTGGTTATGGGAAGGGAAAGATTGGGTGGCAGAATGAGGGTTCGTCGGTTGATCATGTTTCTGGTCATTTAAATGACGACAACAGGGAATGGATTCCTCTGTCAACCATGAATAGTGATACTGCAGAAAGAAGTACCGGATCAACATCTGTGACCTCTCCGCATGTTCGAAACCATCAACCTGGCTATGAATCAGCACAAATTAGTAAATCAGATTCAGTGATGCCCATTGCCCCAATGCTTGTGGGTTCAGGATCTCGACAGAGAGCTATCGATAATTCAGGGATGGTACCCTTTGCATTTTATCCAACAGGACCTCCGGTTCCATTCCTCACAATGCTTCCAGTGTACAATTTCCCAACAGAGACAGGCAATAGTGATGCATCCACAAGCCATTTTGATAGGGAGGACAGCCTGGATAGCAGCCGTACAAACCAGTCTGATCAAAACTTTGATTCAGCTGAGAGCCTTGATCATTCAGAGATCTTCAGTAGTTCTAATTCGATGAAGGGTGCTGATTTTGGGGGGCCTACTGAGGAGCACAAGCCCGACATTCTTAACAGTGACTTTGCTAGCCATTGGCAAAATCTGCAGTATGGACGGTTCTGCCAGAACCCACGGTATCATGGACCTCTAATTTATCCTTCACCTGTGATGGTGCCACCTCTGTATTTACAAGGCCATTTCCCATGGGATGGTCCTGGAAGACCTCTATCTGCAAATGTGAACCTTGTCTCGCAGCTCATGAATTATGGCCCTCGTCTTGTTCCAGTTGCACCACTACAACCTGGCTCAATTAGGCCTGCTGGTGTTTATCAGCGTTATGGTGATGAAGTCCCTAGATATCGTGGTGGTACCGGGACCTATCTGCCAAATCCT AAGGGTTCATTCCGGGACCGGCAAACTTCTACTACCAGAAACCACAGAGGGAATTACAATTATGATCGAAATGACTACCATGGGGACAGGGAAGGGAACTGGAACATAAATTCAAAATCACGGGCAACTGGCCGCAGCCACGGACGCAGCCAAACTGAGAAGCCAGCCTCAAAGCCAGACCGCTTGGGAGCTAGTGATAGTCGAGCTGACAGGACATGGGATTCATACAGGCATGACTCATTCCCCACATATCAGTCCCAGAATGGTCCGTTCAACTCCTCCAGCTCATTGCACGGTGGCCCAAACAATGTGGTTTATGGCATGTACCCCTTTCCAGCTGTGAACTCTAATGGTGTCACACCAACTGGACCTGCAGTTCCTTCTGTTGTCATGTTGTATTCTTATGATCACAATGTTGGTTATGGTTCGCCTGCTGAGCAGCTTGAGTTTGGCTCCCTCGGACCTGTGCATTTTTCTGGTGTAAATGATGTACCACAGCTTGGTGAAGGAGGACCAGCAAGGAATGTATATGAGCAGCAAAGGTTTCAAGGAGGTTCTCCTGCACGATCCTCACCAGATCAGCCATCTTCACCACAACTTCAAAG
- the LOC122664838 gene encoding uncharacterized protein LOC122664838 isoform X2, with product MGDHGGWAQPSGLLSNETASMTRLLDPERWSKAEERTAELIDCIQPNPPSEERRNAVADYVQRLIKKCFSCQVFTFGSVPLKTYLPDGDIDLTAFSKNQNLKDTWANEVRDMLESEEKSENAEFRVKEVQYIQAEVKLIKCLVENIVVDISFNQLGGLCTLCFLDEVDHLINENHLFKRSVILIKAWCYYESRILGAHHGLISTYALETLVLYIFNVFNNNFTGPLEVLYRFLEFFSNFDWDNFCVSLWGPVPVSSLPDTAAELPRKDGGELLLNKRFLDACSSVYAVFPNGQESQGQPFVSKHFNVIDPLRTNNNLGRSVSKGNFFRIRSAFAFGAKRLARLLDCPKENLIAEVNQFFLNTWDRQGSGNRPDAPSSDLWRLRPSNPDRMDGSENQGNYSNSKKKSENLTGHESEAEAINTFDGISSQQSARPTEGMSRTSNVSAVSHTQSQKSYGNLNSSRISDHIARNITGSESVHNEKSQRSSRADYLVNEVQGRYQFARTHSSPELTDASIEISTRGRRNRVPETVKNLISSVRQDNSSRRKNFDDEGSGSHSARSSSEDPSLLPHSSSHQSLDAAADSNSVSNSYHDEAGLGTMGEELSSVAETMEMHQEEQDLVNMMASSRVHSFNAQVQMPMNLSSAHLPLPISPSVLASMGYAQRNLAGMVPTNIPLIEPPWGPNMQFAHGLVSSQLSHYFPNVGFTFNPEETVETGNENSGLAEMSQEDGDHGFWNEQDASSTRGFDADSASFQMLPSDEKQESTSVGFDFIPSSWVSSSGSAVRPQQKFLKENRGLIKEDHVDSFQYKQNRGSEMYSTDRNASLRFLPSPQDSSSRSRQASESSWDASSVKASKSTREKRGRKPVPSAVPATGYGKGKIGWQNEGSSVDHVSGHLNDDNREWIPLSTMNSDTAERSTGSTSVTSPHVRNHQPGYESAQISKSDSVMPIAPMLVGSGSRQRAIDNSGMVPFAFYPTGPPVPFLTMLPVYNFPTETGNSDASTSHFDREDSLDSSRTNQSDQNFDSAESLDHSEIFSSSNSMKGADFGGPTEEHKPDILNSDFASHWQNLQYGRFCQNPRYHGPLIYPSPVMVPPLYLQGHFPWDGPGRPLSANVNLVSQLMNYGPRLVPVAPLQPGSIRPAGVYQRYGDEVPRYRGGTGTYLPNPGSFRDRQTSTTRNHRGNYNYDRNDYHGDREGNWNINSKSRATGRSHGRSQTEKPASKPDRLGASDSRADRTWDSYRHDSFPTYQSQNGPFNSSSSLHGGPNNVVYGMYPFPAVNSNGVTPTGPAVPSVVMLYSYDHNVGYGSPAEQLEFGSLGPVHFSGVNDVPQLGEGGPARNVYEQQRFQGGSPARSSPDQPSSPQLQRSATQRNYQLKDEDFPPLSFPNQEDNGGNNYNGKPSHYQAFLFSPPHP from the exons GTGTTCACCTTTGGGTCTGTACCTCTCAAGACCTATTTACCAGATGGAGACATTGACTTGACTGCCTTTAGTAAGAATCAAAATTTGAAGGATACCTGGGCTAATGAGGTTCGTGATATGCTTGAGAGTGAAGAGAAGAGTGAGAATGCTGAATTCCGTGTAAAAGAAGTTCAGTACATTCAGGCAGAA GTGAAGTTAATAAAATGCCTTGTAGAAAATATTGTTGTAGACATATCTTTTAACCAGCTTGGTGGATTATGTACCCTTTGCTTCCTTGACGAG GTTGACCATTTGATAAATGAAAATCATCTATTCAAACGCAGCGTTATATTGATTAAAGCTTGGTGTTACTATGAGAGCCGCATATTGGGTGCTCATCATGGACTTATTTCCACATATGCCCTTGAAACATTGGTTCTATACATATTTAATGTCTTCAACAATAACTTTACTGGGCCTCTTGAG GTGCTCTATCGTTTTCTGGAGTTTTTCAGTAATTTTGATTGGGATAACTTTTGTGTGAGCCTCTGGGGTCCAGTGCCTGTTAGTTCACTTCCAGATACCGCAG CGGAACTTCCACGAAAGGATGGTGGAGAGCTGTTGCTCAATAAGCGTTTTCTTGATGCTTGTAGCTCAGTGTATGCTGTTTTCCCTAACGGCCAAGAAAGCCAGGGCCAACCCTTTGTTTCCAAACATTTCAATGTTATTGATCCTTTACGTACAAACAACAATCTTGGACGTAGTGTCAGCAAAG GTAATTTCTTTAGGATTCGTAGTGCCTTTGCATTTGGAGCTAAAAGGCTAGCCAGATTACTTGATTGTCCAAAAGAAAACCTGATTGCTGAAGTCAATCAGTTCTTTTTGAACACATGGGACAGACAGGGAAGTGGTAACCGCCCTGACGCACCAAGTTCTGATTTATGGCGCTTGCGACCATCAAACCCAGATCGCATGGATGGGTCTGAGAATCAAGGGAACTATTCaaacagcaagaagaagagtgAGAATCTGACAGGTCACGAATCTGAGGCTGAGGCCATTAACACGTTTGATGGAATCTCCTCTCAACAAAGTGCCCGCCCCACGGAAGGCATGTCTAGGACCAGTAATGTGTCTGCAGTTTCTCATACTCAAAGCCAAAAGAGTTATGGTAACCTAAACAGCTCAAGAATCTCCGATCACATTGCACGGAATATTACTGGGAGTGAGAGTGTTCATAATGAGAAGAGTCAGAGAAGTTCTAGAGCAGATTATTTGGTGAATGAAGTGCAGGGAAGGTATCAGTTTGCGAGGACACATTCTAGTCCTGAGCTTACAGATGCATCTATCGAAATTTCAACACGAGGAAGGCGTAACAGGGTGCCAGAAACTGTGAAAAACCTAATCAGTTCTGTGAGGCAGGATAACAGTAGTAGGAGGAAGAACTTTGATGATGAAGGTTCAGGAAGTCATAGTGCAAGATCTTCAAGTGAGGATCCATCATTGTTGCCGCACAGCTCATCCCATCAAAGCCTTGATGCTGCTGCGGATTCGAACAGTGTTTCAAATAGTTACCATGATGAAGCTGGGTTGGGTACCATGGGTGAGGAGCTTTCATCTGTTGCTGAGACAATGGAGATGCATCAGGAAGAGCAAGACCTTGTGAACATGATGGCGTCTTCCAGGGTTCATAGTTTTAATGCACAAGTACAGATGCCAATGAATCTTTCTTCTGCTCACCTACCTCTTCCTATTTCACCTTCTGTTCTTGCTTCAATGGGTTATGCTCAAAGAAATTTGGCTGGAATGGTTCCAACTAATATCCCCTTGATTGAGCCTCCCTGGGGCCCAAATATGCAATTTGCTCATGGTCTGGTTTCTTCACAATTATCCCATTATTTCCCTAATGTCGGCTTCACTTTTAATCCAGAGGAGACAGTTGAAACTGGTAATGAGAACTCAGGTTTGGCAGAAATGAGCCAGGAGGATGGTGATCATGGTTTCTGGAATGAGCAGGATGCAAGTTCAACCAGAGGGTTTGATGCTGATAGTGCAAGTTTCCAGATGCTTCCATCAGATGAAAAGCAAGAGTCAACATCTGTAGGGTTTGACTTCATTCCTTCTTCTTGGGTTAGTAGCTCTGGCAGTGCTGTGAGACCTCAACAGAAGTTTCTCAAAGAAAACAGAGGGTTGATAAAGGAAGATCATGTTGATAGTTTCCAGTACAAACAAAACAGAGGCAGTGAGATGTACTCCACCGACAGAAATGCAAGTTTGAGGTTCTTACCTTCTCCACAGGATAGTTCTTCAAGAAGTAGACAGGCTTCTGAAAGCTCTTGGGATGCATCATCTGTGAAGGCCTCAAAGTCAACAAGAGAGAAGCGTGGAAGGAAACCAGTTCCCTCTGCAGTTCCAGCTACTGGTTATGGGAAGGGAAAGATTGGGTGGCAGAATGAGGGTTCGTCGGTTGATCATGTTTCTGGTCATTTAAATGACGACAACAGGGAATGGATTCCTCTGTCAACCATGAATAGTGATACTGCAGAAAGAAGTACCGGATCAACATCTGTGACCTCTCCGCATGTTCGAAACCATCAACCTGGCTATGAATCAGCACAAATTAGTAAATCAGATTCAGTGATGCCCATTGCCCCAATGCTTGTGGGTTCAGGATCTCGACAGAGAGCTATCGATAATTCAGGGATGGTACCCTTTGCATTTTATCCAACAGGACCTCCGGTTCCATTCCTCACAATGCTTCCAGTGTACAATTTCCCAACAGAGACAGGCAATAGTGATGCATCCACAAGCCATTTTGATAGGGAGGACAGCCTGGATAGCAGCCGTACAAACCAGTCTGATCAAAACTTTGATTCAGCTGAGAGCCTTGATCATTCAGAGATCTTCAGTAGTTCTAATTCGATGAAGGGTGCTGATTTTGGGGGGCCTACTGAGGAGCACAAGCCCGACATTCTTAACAGTGACTTTGCTAGCCATTGGCAAAATCTGCAGTATGGACGGTTCTGCCAGAACCCACGGTATCATGGACCTCTAATTTATCCTTCACCTGTGATGGTGCCACCTCTGTATTTACAAGGCCATTTCCCATGGGATGGTCCTGGAAGACCTCTATCTGCAAATGTGAACCTTGTCTCGCAGCTCATGAATTATGGCCCTCGTCTTGTTCCAGTTGCACCACTACAACCTGGCTCAATTAGGCCTGCTGGTGTTTATCAGCGTTATGGTGATGAAGTCCCTAGATATCGTGGTGGTACCGGGACCTATCTGCCAAATCCT GGTTCATTCCGGGACCGGCAAACTTCTACTACCAGAAACCACAGAGGGAATTACAATTATGATCGAAATGACTACCATGGGGACAGGGAAGGGAACTGGAACATAAATTCAAAATCACGGGCAACTGGCCGCAGCCACGGACGCAGCCAAACTGAGAAGCCAGCCTCAAAGCCAGACCGCTTGGGAGCTAGTGATAGTCGAGCTGACAGGACATGGGATTCATACAGGCATGACTCATTCCCCACATATCAGTCCCAGAATGGTCCGTTCAACTCCTCCAGCTCATTGCACGGTGGCCCAAACAATGTGGTTTATGGCATGTACCCCTTTCCAGCTGTGAACTCTAATGGTGTCACACCAACTGGACCTGCAGTTCCTTCTGTTGTCATGTTGTATTCTTATGATCACAATGTTGGTTATGGTTCGCCTGCTGAGCAGCTTGAGTTTGGCTCCCTCGGACCTGTGCATTTTTCTGGTGTAAATGATGTACCACAGCTTGGTGAAGGAGGACCAGCAAGGAATGTATATGAGCAGCAAAGGTTTCAAGGAGGTTCTCCTGCACGATCCTCACCAGATCAGCCATCTTCACCACAACTTCAAAG